From a single Lates calcarifer isolate ASB-BC8 linkage group LG12, TLL_Latcal_v3, whole genome shotgun sequence genomic region:
- the LOC108885613 gene encoding LOW QUALITY PROTEIN: opioid growth factor receptor-like (The sequence of the model RefSeq protein was modified relative to this genomic sequence to represent the inferred CDS: deleted 1 base in 1 codon) — MYLQSLLCRLRRRVVLMMAWIDLSRVRYIIELLWRSSRGFFSCLTRVFTPIVRFVGRYAIVWREDCVNRGEPEITDENRLETSVSQQRVQESHSEGQYAAAVSNRRSEETEHTVDEFDSDEYRVETTDELYCGYDSTWEIEENQGNTFRSSRRPAASRSYKFSRFEKAARDMQNYRHDYPSQFRLQQWHQHMPSDDKPNLEFYLGRRPSSPDGIYIHHFHSQWKGDYDTLEYVHTYIQWLFPLQEPGMNNEARTLTKEEIQDFRNSSIAKENLLKSYELMLDFYGITLCDKKTGEVKRASNWRQRFNNLNNHTHNNLRITRILKCLGTLGYPHYQAPLVRFFLKETLIQGELPNIKDSVLSYFVFAVLDKKQRRNLIKFAYLNYEPKDEFVWCPRKIQMRWSGLLASNCKKGGCKVAPSPVCSYSDDED; from the exons ATGTATTTGCAATCATTGCTGTGTCGCCTCCGTAGACGAGTCGTGCTTATGATGGCCTGGATCGACCTCAGCCGAGTTAGGTATATTATTGAGTTGCTGTGGCGCAGCAGCCGGGgtttcttttcttgtcttacAAGAGTATTTACTCCAATAGTTAGATTTGTGGGACGTTATGCGATAGTCTGGCGAGAGGATTGCGTAAATCGAGGTGAGCCTGAAATTACCGACGAAAACAGACTAGAAACGTCAGTTTCCCAGCAGAGGGTTCAGGAGTCTCACAGTGAGGGTCAGTACGCAGCCGCAGTCTCAAACAGAAGGTCTGAAGAAACCGAGCATACAGTTGATGAGTTTGACAGCGATGAGTACCGAGTTGAGACCACAGATGAGTTGTACTGTGGCTACGATTCAACCTGGGAGATCGAGGAGAATCAGGGGAACACATTCAGGAGCAGCAGGCGTCCAGCAGCGTCCAGATCT TACAAGTTTAGCAGATTTGAAAAGGCTGCCAGAGACATGCAGAACTACAGACATGACTACCCT TCCCAGTTCAGGCTGCAACAGTGGCACCAGCATATGCCTTCT GATGACAAGCCTAATTTGGAATTCTACCTCGGAAGGAGGCCATCTTCACCTGACG GTATCTACATACACCATTTCCACAGTCAGTGGAAAGGAGATTATGACACACTGGAGTATGTACACACCTATATTCAGTG gTTGTTCCCACTGCAAGAACCAGGGATGAACAATGAGGCCAGAACActgacaaaagaagaaatacag GATTTTCGTAATAGCAGCATTGCAAAGGAAAATCTGCTAAAGTCATATGAGCTCATGTTGGACTTCTATGGGATCACATTGTGTGATAAGAAAACAGGAGAAGTCAAGAGAGCCTCAAACTGGAGACAAAGATTCAACAACCTGAACAA TCACACCCATAACAACCTGCGCATCACCCGCATCCTGAAGTGCCTGGGAACCCTGGGGTATCCCCACTACCAAGCCCCTCTGGTCCGCTTCTTCCTG AAGGAGACTCTCATACAGGGAGAACTTCCTAATATCAAAGACAGTGTCCTCAGCTACTTTGTGTTTGCTGTCCTTGATAAGAAGCAACGCAGGAATCTCATCAAGTTTGCCTATTTGAATTATGAGCCTAAAGATGAGTTTGTGTGGTGCCCAAGGAAAATACAGATGAGGTGGTCAGGGTTGTTAGCTTCCAATTGTAAAAAAGGTGGTTGTAAGGTTGCACCAAGTCCTGTGTGTTCatacagtgatgatgaagattAA